ATGATTATTAAGAAGTTTATGACTTCTTTGCAGGTCTTTTTGTCCTTAGCGTGTATTTCCTACAATTACTTTGTCcaaataattgtattttaaagtcatttgaaataatttctctctGTGTTACTTTACTGAGCCATGAATTCAGTACATAATGaggttcatttgtttttacttgCTCTCAGTTCTTAGGgattgttttttcccctttcagttttattttttatcatatagaTAAATATTAGAGagattatatatttacattatttcaaggggaagttttaaaaagtgagtacAAGGTGTATTCAGAGAATTCTAGTGTCCGTCTTTGCTCCCTCCATcatatttcttccctttccctatagttaatttttaaaaatatatattttatttatttatttttagacagagcggAAGGgcggagaaagagggagagaaacatcaatgtgtggttgcctcttccgtgccctctcctggggacctgactgggaatcgaactggtgaccgtttggtttgcaggccagcactcagtccactgagccacaccagccagggcagttagctaactttttaaaaacatctttttgatTATcattctattgttttattttaggaaaatacatacttttaaaaaactttattgaggTGTATTTTACATACTATAAAACCGACGCATTTCCTCTGTATATTTCAGTGACTTTTATGAGTTGTGCAACAGTCACCataatccagttttagaacattcaTCGTCCCAGTATCATCTCTTGCTCATTTACAGCTCTCCATTCCCATCCCCAAACTCAAGCAaccactaatttattttctatctctttagacttgtttattctggacatttcacccaaatggaatcatacagaatgCGGTATTttgtctctggcttctttcacttagcatgtctgtgaggttcatccatgttgtagcatatatcaggACTTCATacctttttactgctgagtagtagcCTACGGATATACCGTATATTTTGTCTATTCAgcagttgatggatatttgtaTTGTTGTTTCTCCCTGTTACAGATACAATGCTGATATGAATATTTGAGTACTGGTCTTTGTGtggatgtgttttcatttcttttggatatatgcCTAGGAGTGGAAGTGCTGGCTTGTATGGTAGTGTTACGtgtaactttttaagaaactgccaatctgtcttccaaagtggccgtaccattttacattcccaccatttttaaagagattttattttgtttatttttatagagagtaggcaggagggagggagaaagggagagaaacattgcttgcTTCTCATATGCGCCCCCGCCAGGAActgggcctgaaacccaggcatgtgccctgaccgggaattgaaccagcaacattttgctttgaccagcatgtgccctgaccagcagcGCACctaactgagccacgctggtcagcgCTCCACCATTAATGTATGAGGGTTCCTGGTTTTCTGTATCCTCACCAACAGTGGTTGTCTGTTATTTGGATTATAGCCATCACAGGGAGTGTGAAACAATAGCTGCTTGTGGTTTTCGTTTGCAGGAAAATGTACTCTTTAGCtgaattccacaaacatttattgaggaccAGCTATGAGCAAGGTCTTAGGTAGAGTCAGTGGGAGATAAAACATTGAACTAGACAGATTCAATCCAGGTCGACTATATAAATCAAAGGAATGACAAGAGACACACTCTAAACTTGATAGAGATTTAAAGAATCAGGGAGGTATGGGAGAGGGAATTGGAACACAACACACACTCAGTAATTAATGGATTCTATAACTTCCAGGGCCTTTGACCTAGCCCACTATGCTTTGCCCTGTTACCAATTTCACTGGAAGATGTAAACAGCTCTGGCTTTGTCGTCTGCATGTATATTagctacctgcttttctcttttgctgtttCAGCATAGCAGAATACTTACTTTGTCTTCTTGTAGAGGGAAGCTTTGCTTCCAGAGTATTTTCCCAGATGCAACTAATTACTAATTCCTTCCTTGGTTATTTTTGAAGTCTTGATGTTTGCCTATAGTATTAACTAAGTGTTTGGAAGTGTGGGAAAATTTCCCTGTCTGCAAAGCTTTTGGTTGGCTAATAAAGGATTCTGTAGAGCCTCCAACCTCTTTGTCTTGCTTCAGATAGAGTGTGATATGTATCTTTCTAGTTATGTATCCTGTGGTTTTCTAGTCTTTTATTATGGAGCATCTGTTAGCTGTTTTCACCAAGAACATGTTATATAAAGCAAAAGGGAAATGCAGAGTAGAACTCCCAAATGCTGGGGGGGTCAGTAAAACAGTCATTGTAGTCCAGCTCTGCTGATGAAGTAGAACAGTGATGCAGAGACAGGTCGAGGTTGTCATAGCAAGGGAATATTCAATTTAGGAGAGGCTGTAGCAGATTAAAAGTTTCCTACTACTGATGAGACTGGCAGTATTGATAACTTCATAGAGAGGTTTATGGCttccagaatgtttttttaacatattaaaaagatatGTGCTAAATGGTAGGgattctttttaagtttttagttaTGAAAATTTCAGGTACTCAGAAAAGTATAGAACGGGTCTCCGTGTGTGGAGTCACCTTCAAAATTAAACAGAcactaatatttttgtttgcttccgatttttcctctttctctgtaaCGAAATAAAGCATTTCAGATGCAGTCAATATTCTTACTCTCTCTGACCCCACGTCGATACTGTCTTGAAGCTGATGTATATCATTCCCATATATGCTTTTGTACTTCTGTGACAGAAGAGGTATTCATAAACAACATGTATTgttgtttgggtgtttttgtGTTTCACACTGAGAGTATCTTCTACGTATCCGACTTTTTATCTAAATTGTGTTTTTGAGGTTTATTCATGTGGAAAAGGAGGACCTGACTTGTCGTTCATCTTTAGTACTTTACATGGACTGTAATGTGAGTGGGGCCCCTGCAGGTGTGCAGAAGCTGTTATTTGCAGTCTGATACGTAATTGAATGAAGAAGGCATTCATTCCTTCAGTTAATATCTGTGTGCTTGTGTCCTGGTGCAGACAGGCAAGAGGCTGTTCTGGAGAGACACCCGGACTGTCATTGCTGGGTTGTACACATTCTTTGATTTTGCCACATCACTCTCAGAAGTGCTGTATGCCTGACAGTGTTGTGTGGGTAACACCTACTACTGTTCAACATGCTTGTGTGTGTGGATCCCCGCACTGTGATGCAAGCTTAATAACAGAGAGGGCTTTGTCTCTTGTGTCTTCTTTGACTGGCGAGGAATAGGcactcactcaataaatatttgctaagtgaatggacattttataaatttgatcTCAAGGCAGTGCGGTAGGGTGGACCAGAGAAATAGACTATGATGTCTATTTTCCTGTGTTCATTCCTTGATGAGCAACAAACACAGAGACCAACTGACTTTTTTGGGTTACATATCCAGATACTAATAATAGAATTTCTTATCTCTTGGTTTTGTCCGGGCCAGTTTGAAAGTACATGTTAGGATTTATGGTTTTTCTAAAAGATACGTTCTTGAAAGTCAGAATTTGACAAAATTAGTTCTCCGTCTCTCAGTTGTTTATTAAATACTAGTATATATCTAGCACTCTGAAATGTAAACACTTCAGAGTTCAGGCCGAGcgtgatctttaaaaaaaattttttttattgtatttttttccattgccatttagtcccctcatcctcccctctaccccccacccccaccccagccccaacgTGATCTTAGCTGGGTAGACTTCAGGTTTACATTTTTGTGTACTTCATTGTGCcttagtgcctggcatatactTGAGGCACCATTCACGTTTGTGGAATGGAAGAGCAAGTTCTTTCACTCCAGAGTCTCACTCTGGCTGTCTTTGTGGGAGACCTACAGTGAGTAAACAGTTAAtgagaaaaagccaaaggagaaGACAGGAAGAATGGGTAGGCCCTAGAAGGCAGCAGTCCACTTGTTAGGAGCTCAGACTAATTGAGAAAAAGACCCAGGGAAAGTTCTGGTGATCAGAGTTAACGTAGTTAAATAGTGGGGGCGGAGCTCCTGCAAAGAAAAAGAGGCACCCAAACTTTGGACCTTGGAACATACCTTTTTCCATAGAGCCTAGTCAAGAAAAAGAGTGTAGTAAGCCCCTGGTGGTGGCGGAGTGTCTCATACCTTTTAGCTGCAGTAATAAATGGGAAGAAGGGATTTACCGTAGACCAGGCACTGAGCCAAGCACTTTAGAGACATTATCTCTCCCACCCTTTCCACAGCCCCATTAAGtaggtggcagagtaggtggcaGTATTCATATtttgcaggtaaggaaactgaatcACCTAGAAGTCAACAGAACTGGGAATTTGAACCTAGGTGTACCTTACTAACATCTCTCTGCTCTTTTCCTAGACCAGTTTTtctttggagcaaaaggaaataaaggcctGATCTGCCTGACATATGCaaaagtttaagaaagaaaatgctccCAGAAGTAAACGTGCTGGGTTCTGGCGGGCTTCTCAGACAGACTCTGCAGAGCGGCAGTCGTCCTACACAGCTGTCTTCCCTGGCCCTGAGCTGGTCCGTGTCAGGGGTTTGGTTTGGTTGTATTTCAGGAGTAAAATCCAAGCTTAGGCCTCAGGGAGGGTGTGCATCTTAAAAGTTCCAGTTCTCTTCCCTGAAGGAACGAAGGCTTGGGGCCTGCCAGAGAACTACATTGGAATGTCATATTTTTTGCTGATTATATGATTTCTGGCGGTCTGAGAAAGTTTCAGTCCCGTGCCGATCTCCTTGTCTTGTTTCTCGCCGTGGTTTATGACGGTCATGAGTGGTGCCGCAGCTTTGCCGTTGGCCCAGGGAAAGGCTCCGGGGAGAGACCCCTGCTGCGGTGGTCTCAGAAGTGGCTGCGGAGGGCCTGCTGACGTGGGGCTTCTTGTTGCTCTCCTTTTGTGCAGGGCAGTTTTCACGTCTCCAAGGAGGGTGGGTGGAGCTGTGCCGATACAAGGCTTTAGGGCTCCCATAGCTAGAGCCAGGCAGgctgtttctctctgctgtgtgggCTGGGACCCTTTTGGTGTAGACTAAAGAGCTGTAAGCAGGAAGAAGCTCATAAAACCTCTTCCCTTCCACTCCACTCAGAGCCCTTTGGGATGTGGTGGCATCTCATCTGTCAGACACCAAACTAAAAATTGGGGTGGGCAAATCCCATTGACAAAACAGTGTAACTTCTAAATCAACTGCTTAGACCTCAGACCTTAGTTCCTCAGACTTCCTGCCCTATTGCAATTTAGgtaaaaatcatcatttttactTAAGTAAAAAGGCCTCATTTTAgcaatttccttccttccttccaaataGCAAGTGTTATCTCTTTGTCTGAGTCCTTGGTCCAAATGAGTCAAGTTGCCAATTTAGAACGGTAGGGAATCTTCCTGTTTTACTTGACTGAGTATAGACTTCCATTCCTGCCACAGTTAGAAGCTAGTGTGACATGGGGTTGAAATGAAAAGTCTTAAAACAGCAGTTCAtgtcctggctttgccacttactagctgtgtagcCTTGAGCAAACTAATCAACTTTCTTAATCCTCTATTTCTTTACCTGtcaagtataaaataataatagttttgaccttttatggctactgtgagaattaaatgaaataatccataGCTTAGCACAGGGCTTAGCACGTAACAAATGCTAAAATAACGTTAGCTATTAGCAGCTGCCTCTGTTGTGTGTGGAAGTGGTGTCCAGATCCCATGCTCAGAATGGTTTCTGGGTTTTCCCAGCGTATCATTGGCCAGCAGATTTAacaggtatttctctttctctctctctctctctcaaaggaGGGAAATAAATGCTGCAAGAGGAAagcctgtgtttcttttcttaactCTGAGAATTAGGCTCTAGTCTCTCTTACGttataatttgattaaaaataatcttatttttgacctgaaaaaaaacagagaatatGTTTATCTTGCTTGATATTTTCTTATGGACGTCTTGGTACAACAATTGAAACCTATTTTCTTTCAGAGTCTGGGGGCCATAATTGCAGCATCCCCAGTCCTGGCTCTTCTTGGCCCTTCCCTTTCTGGTTGTGCTGGTttgcttttccctctttctcctcctccttcccctccctcctccaggttaCCTTCTCCCTCggcctctcctcttccccctcccttttccttttactctcacaatctccccctcctcctcaccctccctaaTTTCTCCTCTCCCCTGGTTTCTAGCtcctttctgctttctgtttgtgTTTCTGAGGGCAGTGCTCCAATTACCTCATATTTGGAGAGAGGAAGCTACAGCCAATCCGGTTTCTGTCTGCTTTTAGGTCAAGTGATTTCTGAACTGCAGTGAGATGCTTTGAATTTGTCTTGTTGCAGCTCTGAGCCTGTAAGATGGCTGTCTGAATCAGCGGCTAGAAGAGACGGAgagaggcggggagggagggagagagaactggAGGGACTGCCGGcatagtgcatgttttaaaatgtgcatcTAATCCGATGAAGCCAAGGTTGGGATTTCTCTGGGATCCCAGGACCGGCTTAGCTGCGTTTTTGCTAAGATTAGGAGAGGAAAGCAATGGGAAATTCACTGGGCTGTGTTAAAGAGCCAAAAGATTCAATAGCTATTCCTGAGAAGGCTCCTATATCTCCTAAGAAAAGGGTTCGGTTCAAAAGGAAGTGGAGGGGGAAGAAAACCCCTACTCCAGAGGTATCTCCTAAGGAAGAACCACTGGAAGGAACTGGAGTCATTGAAGAGACAGAAACCCTAACCAAGTTAATAGTGAGTGTCCAAAaggaggaaggagtgggaggggcagaacATCCCCTGACAGATACTTTACTGCCTGGAGACTCGGCCCCCAACTCAGGAGTGGGAGATCAAGGGATGATTGTGCAGGTGAAAGAGAGATTCCAGGGGGAGATCCAGACTGCCCACCTTCTGCTAGAGAATGAGTCATCAGTTGCCGGAGGGGTCTGGGATTCCCTGGAAGAGGGGATGACTGTCATCGCTCACCTGCTTGATAACCCAGCAGAGAGGGATTGTGAGAAGTCAGTGAGCCAACTGGTGGAATTTCCGAGGACAGCATCCTGCAGCAGCAGGGCTGTGCTGCTGCCTTTGCAAGGAGAGACTGCAGTGGAGAAAGCAGAGACTCAAGCTGGATATCAGAGCGGCACTCTCCCCAGGAAGGATTACCCCACCAACACAGGAGATGAAGACCACCTTTCAGAGGGCTGGAGTGTGGAGGGGGGAACCAAGGATATTCTAAGAGCCCCCGAGCCAGGTTCCTGGATTGGAGAGCGTTCTGTCCCGTCATCACTGTTGGAGCAGTTGAGAGGCCATAAACGCATAGAGCCTGCCCACGTGGGTCGAGTGTCCCCCCAGGCTCCCAGACCGCCTACTTCTCAGAGTGATTTGTCCATCAGTGGCATGACTGTGAGCATTTTGCCCTCCTCCTCTGGCTATGGCAGCAATGGGCCACACTTACGTGGGATCCAGCCTAAAGATACGGAACCTGGAAAGAGCTCCATGTCATTCTCAGAAGAGGATGGCACCCTTTCTTTGGAGGCAAGCCACACCCCATCATGGGGTCTGGAGGAGGTGGGTATGCATGTCCAAGGGATACGCAAACAGCTGTTTGGATTCCTGGCCATCAAACTTATTAAAGTGGAGCATGGTGAGCAGTGAGGATCTTGGGACTTCTCAAACTGACCACTATGTCAGGGACTGGGAGTTAGTGACTGCTGGGCTTGGCAAACAGAATCTATTTCAGGTCTGCCCCTGGATGCTTGGAACCAAGTCTTGTCGTCTCTGAGGAGTCCCTGATTCTGGGTAACCATGCAGCATAATTGCTTGAGCTGACTGGTGGGATTATCTCTCAAGGAGCAGTGCTAGTTAGCACTTACTCTCAGGCAGGTCTGCTTATCAGCTCCCCTGCCAAAGGAAGTTTGTGGGGTAGCAGAAAGGATGAGGGAGGCCTAGGTAAGTCTCTGAAATGAGTGGAGAAGGGGTGAGGCAGCTGTCTTAGATGTAATTGCTCTTCTCCCCAGGAGAATGATGCTCTTACTAGAGCTGACGCAGTCCTACTCCTGCAGGAGCACAGCTAGTGACAACACTCATTCAATATTTGTAGAGGCGGACAGGGCCAATCCTCCTTCGGTTACTAATTCTGGCATTAGAGGAGAGGGACATAGAGTTGGAGACTAATACAAAGAGGGGTTGGGGCAATTTGAAGGTTTGAGGCTCGGAAAAGTTGTTTTTTCTGATTAGACTTGTTTATGGCTCTCACAAGTTTTTgtttgtgagttttttttttaatatatcaggGCATGGGTGGTGGTAATGGTGGTAGTGGGTGCTGGGAATGTTTTTAGGGTCAAGGAGCAAGTGAAAATTCAAGAGATCTGGACACTGAGTGGGTAGGAGGACTCAGCAAGACCCTGGGTGGCACAGTGACTGAAGTTGTAATTCACCAGTGCCTGAGGAACTTTTGTTGGCACGTCACCCTCTTCAGCAGAAGGAATACACACTTTAGGGTCCCACAGCGGCAAGAGGTGGACAATGAAGTAGGGCATTTTCCTTGCTGAAACGTAGGGCAGCTGCCTTGATGACTGCCAAACAGGGACATAGCCTACCTGCTGGTGCCCTGCTTATCGCCAACAGCATGAGGCTGAGGAGTGACCCATATCTGAAGCCGACGTGTTTACAGTGTCTTCTTTGGGGATGAATTTCCCCCATAGATAGATCCCTCTCAGTGTCCTTTGTTATTACAGAGTTTGGAGACTCCCAACAGTTGCAGGGAAAGTGGTCATTGAAAAATATTCACTATATGGTTAGGCAAGAGCCTTCCTTGGGCtttgccgtgtgtgtgtgtgtgtgtgtgtgtgtgagtgagagagagaaaagtttgGAGTGTAAGATTTTAAAGGACTCCTAGTGGAAATCTGGATACTGGACCATAGGCGGCCACGGTACAGGATTTCCTCACTGGGAAGGGAAGGTTCCGAACCACTCCATGGGGAGTATTAAGGAAGAGATTGGTGGCAGAAACCTTTGGACCGTCATCTGTAGTATGACAGTATTGATAGCGGTGTGATTCTTTTGCTGTTGAGTATGTGAATCAGATTAGAATGGGGCATTTTCTGAGCAGCCAAGCTCTGCATCCCATCCCTTCTACCCTTTCAGATCAGACACAGCCAGATTACTTAGATATGGAACTCAGCCCAGGCTGAAAAACTAAGTGACTGTCAGCTGAGATGGCCGAACCGTTTCTGAGGCTCCGTGTCTGTCATGTGATGTGGAGACCACAGACTGACCATCCTGTATGACACATAAGTTACTTCTCAAGATACATGTGAAGTCCCTACAGAATGCAAGTCCTTCAGGCAAAAGGGCCTGAGAACTGTTGGTTTCTGAAAGAACTACCTTTAGGGAGTGGCTCCTTCACCAGCAGGCTATTCACAGGGCCTGAGGACAGCCACAGTAGGGGAGATAGAGGAAGCATGTTCTGACTCTGCAGGCCTGTAAAATGTGGCTGAGACTCCAGGCGAGAGCATCTTGACCAGCCTGCATTTCCTCTGCTGAGGGCAAGAGCACTGGGAGGACACGGGTCAGGGTTGCAGCTGCAGCTAGTCACACCCCGAGTCCTTCCTAAAGAAGAGACAGCTGGCAGCTCCAGAGTGggtttgggggtggagagagttgtgtgtgtgtgcatgtgtgcttgttttgcttttaatatgTTAGAGTAGTAACCCTCCTCGGAAAATAATTCATGTTCCAGAGTGGTGTCTGTCCTTGGTATAACTCAGTCCATATAGCCTCTCTTATTGATCAGTCCAGAGCATATCAGTGGGAATGGGACCAGGCTTTGGCTGGAAATAAACTTTGCAAtgggttttgtttaatttttatgagtGCGGGGTTTAATAATAGAAGTTAAATGGTCTGCTTCCTGTTCACCTGGTGTAGTTGATTCTCCCCTTGTCAAGAAATAGTTAACGCAGAAGCAGGGTGGCAGGGGCCAGCTGACAAGAGTGGCTTTCAGCGGATGAGTAGAGGAGGGTTTGGAGCTGGACGGCAGCGGGTTAACAGCAGTGTACTTTGATGCCAGACCAAGGCCTTCTGgcccattctttctctctcaggAGGACTCCCTATTCCCAGCTGCCATCAGTATCCACAATACCTGCCTTTTTAGAACAAGGAAAATTGTCAAaaattcctttttcctccctaTCTTGGCTCCCACTGCCAATTTCCTGCCTATACTGTTAGTGGATTCTATTGAATGAAGAATTTGGCTCTATTCCAATGTCCTTGCCATAAACCCTTACAGTCCCTACGATCTTGGGTGATGGGTCTAATTAATATTGGGGGACTAGTGATGCTGTGAAAGAAATCAGTTGGTATATGATTTTTCTGGGCTCAGCCTTTTCAGTATACAAGTACCcctttcccatttctcccctttaaTTATAGGGAAAGTTGCT
This DNA window, taken from Desmodus rotundus isolate HL8 chromosome 3, HLdesRot8A.1, whole genome shotgun sequence, encodes the following:
- the LOC112299380 gene encoding uncharacterized protein, with amino-acid sequence MGNSLGCVKEPKDSIAIPEKAPISPKKRVRFKRKWRGKKTPTPEVSPKEEPLEGTGVIEETETLTKLIVSVQKEEGVGGAEHPLTDTLLPGDSAPNSGVGDQGMIVQVKERFQGEIQTAHLLLENESSVAGGVWDSLEEGMTVIAHLLDNPAERDCEKSVSQLVEFPRTASCSSRAVLLPLQGETAVEKAETQAGYQSGTLPRKDYPTNTGDEDHLSEGWSVEGGTKDILRAPEPGSWIGERSVPSSLLEQLRGHKRIEPAHVGRVSPQAPRPPTSQSDLSISGMTVSILPSSSGYGSNGPHLRGIQPKDTEPGKSSMSFSEEDGTLSLEASHTPSWGLEEVGMHVQGIRKQLFGFLAIKLIKVEHGEQ